A portion of the Natronococcus sp. AD-5 genome contains these proteins:
- a CDS encoding metallophosphoesterase, translating into MSESAVDVPFTLTDRAVYVPDADALVLADVHFGRAAASSVDAPVDDGGDVCDRLGELLAAWQPEAVVVAGDLLHSFSRIPRGVERAVVRFVDRVEAAGASLVVTPGNHDTMLEAVFSGETAPEYRLADGETVVCHGHEPPSADADRYVVGHDHPALSIDGRKLPCFLYGPDSYEGASVLVLPAFTRLAAGATVNRMRARDFQSPLVTDADACYPAVRDAASDETLWFPPLGRSRRLL; encoded by the coding sequence ATGAGCGAGTCAGCCGTCGACGTCCCGTTTACGCTCACCGACCGAGCGGTCTACGTCCCGGACGCGGACGCGCTCGTCCTCGCCGACGTCCACTTCGGCCGCGCCGCGGCCTCGAGCGTCGACGCGCCGGTCGACGACGGCGGCGACGTCTGCGATCGGCTCGGGGAGTTGCTCGCTGCGTGGCAGCCGGAGGCGGTCGTCGTCGCCGGCGATCTGCTCCACTCGTTTTCGCGGATTCCGCGCGGCGTCGAGCGAGCCGTGGTCCGGTTCGTCGATCGGGTCGAAGCGGCCGGCGCGTCGCTGGTCGTCACGCCCGGCAACCACGACACGATGCTCGAGGCGGTCTTCTCGGGCGAGACCGCACCGGAGTACCGGTTAGCGGACGGGGAGACGGTCGTCTGTCACGGACACGAGCCGCCGAGCGCGGACGCCGACCGGTACGTCGTCGGTCACGACCACCCGGCGCTGTCGATCGACGGGCGGAAACTCCCGTGTTTCCTCTACGGACCCGATAGCTACGAGGGCGCGAGCGTCCTCGTGTTACCGGCGTTTACCCGCCTCGCGGCCGGAGCGACCGTCAACCGCATGCGCGCTCGCGACTTCCAGTCGCCGCTGGTGACGGACGCCGACGCCTGCTACCCGGCCGTTCGGGACGCCGCGAGCGACGAGACGCTCTGGTTTCCGCCGCTCGGACGGTCGCGTCGACTCCTCTAG
- the artA gene encoding archaeosortase A, translating into MIMWSSATTASSAAVVGLESAASGPLVPAALGVQPADALAWISIAAFVAALLVRWRGVAGPARSLGAAAWVAFGTYWLTMVPYYYAEVQSPLQTILALAALPLCTYAGYLLFAGRDSLFVLTKAVAIMGLIYLPAETIPVVREWLIETTATQAHFGMELLGYSPGLGEGANGYESRFDFDPDETVTGRTTYIIMSCTGLGSMAIFGGLIAAVKASLERKAAAFALAISVIWFLNLVRNVFIGLASPWGWFQHDRLVSFMTTYMGAEANRVSYLVAHNYISQSLSVVALVGITFLVIKILPEVLDPLEEVLFVLTGTEYDLERALGDDVRVDGGTEVGGSRSNDR; encoded by the coding sequence ATGATTATGTGGTCCTCCGCGACGACCGCCTCGAGCGCGGCGGTCGTTGGACTCGAATCCGCGGCGAGCGGTCCGCTCGTTCCGGCGGCACTCGGGGTTCAGCCCGCCGACGCGCTCGCCTGGATCTCGATCGCCGCGTTCGTCGCCGCCCTGCTCGTCCGGTGGCGCGGTGTCGCCGGTCCCGCCCGGTCGCTCGGTGCGGCCGCCTGGGTGGCGTTCGGGACCTACTGGCTGACGATGGTTCCGTACTACTACGCCGAGGTACAGAGCCCGCTCCAGACGATACTGGCGCTGGCCGCCCTGCCGCTGTGTACCTACGCCGGTTACCTCCTGTTCGCCGGTCGCGACTCGCTGTTCGTCCTCACGAAAGCGGTGGCGATCATGGGGCTGATCTACCTGCCGGCCGAGACGATCCCGGTCGTCCGCGAGTGGCTGATCGAGACCACCGCCACCCAGGCCCACTTCGGAATGGAGCTGCTCGGCTACAGCCCCGGACTCGGCGAGGGGGCGAACGGGTACGAGAGTCGCTTCGACTTCGATCCCGACGAGACGGTCACGGGACGGACGACCTACATCATCATGTCCTGTACCGGCCTCGGGAGCATGGCGATCTTCGGCGGCCTGATCGCGGCCGTCAAGGCGTCGCTCGAGCGAAAGGCGGCCGCGTTCGCCCTCGCGATCAGCGTCATCTGGTTCCTCAACCTCGTTCGCAACGTCTTCATCGGACTGGCGTCCCCGTGGGGCTGGTTCCAGCACGACCGGCTGGTGTCGTTCATGACGACGTACATGGGGGCGGAGGCGAACCGCGTCTCCTACCTCGTCGCGCACAACTACATCTCCCAGTCCCTGTCGGTCGTCGCGCTCGTCGGGATCACCTTCCTCGTCATCAAGATCCTCCCGGAAGTGCTCGATCCCCTGGAGGAGGTGCTGTTCGTCCTCACCGGCACCGAGTACGACCTCGAGCGCGCGCTCGGGGACGACGTCCGAGTCGACGGCGGCACTGAAGTCGGTGGATCACGATCGAACGACCGATGA
- a CDS encoding DUF7839 domain-containing protein, with protein sequence MVDVLDNKRAATRFRILVQIAERQPAVSQGEIAEEVGVTSQAVSEYIRELVDDGLVEKEGRSRYRVTKEGVDWLFQAAGDVRRFADHVTEDVLGAMGEDSAIATADLREGDIVSLSIEDGLLHANPGDEGPATGVATTDADAGTDVGVTSFEGVIELEPGSVTVLQVPAVRSGGSREIDAETVTDHCTDADLVLATGIEAVVVCREAGTEPAVTFAVGDVAADAAERGLTVTAVATTDAVGRVTDTLRDADVSYEVLEG encoded by the coding sequence ATGGTCGACGTCCTCGACAACAAGCGGGCCGCGACGCGATTTCGGATCCTCGTCCAGATCGCCGAGCGCCAGCCCGCCGTCAGCCAGGGGGAGATCGCCGAGGAAGTCGGCGTGACGAGCCAGGCCGTCAGCGAGTACATCCGCGAACTCGTCGACGACGGCCTCGTGGAGAAGGAAGGCCGATCCCGGTACCGCGTCACCAAGGAAGGCGTCGACTGGCTCTTCCAGGCCGCGGGGGACGTCCGTCGGTTCGCCGATCACGTCACCGAGGACGTCCTGGGCGCGATGGGCGAGGACAGCGCGATCGCGACCGCCGACCTCCGGGAGGGCGACATCGTCTCGCTGTCGATCGAGGACGGACTGCTTCACGCGAACCCCGGCGACGAGGGGCCGGCGACCGGCGTCGCGACGACGGACGCCGATGCAGGAACAGACGTCGGCGTGACGAGTTTCGAGGGCGTCATCGAACTCGAGCCCGGCTCCGTAACGGTCCTGCAGGTTCCCGCGGTTCGATCCGGCGGCAGTCGCGAGATCGACGCCGAAACCGTCACCGACCACTGTACGGACGCCGACCTCGTGCTCGCGACCGGGATCGAGGCGGTCGTCGTCTGCCGGGAGGCCGGGACCGAGCCCGCGGTCACCTTCGCGGTCGGCGACGTCGCGGCCGACGCCGCCGAACGCGGGCTCACGGTCACCGCGGTCGCGACGA